A genomic stretch from Plasmodium cynomolgi strain B DNA, chromosome 8, whole genome shotgun sequence includes:
- a CDS encoding FAD synthetase (putative) has product MASADEDEWNDYSNALKLSEKIEQLHKEHVKERNQLKEFSGRTSSDCYKPHQNENKIGNDAKNRDVIKRRMYNYDVINYYKDETILRKKIMELSDDIMTAIYHIYDIFRLCKDNVFLCAYAKYIHDVKGERKKPKLIYFKDEVNEFPEVYQFLNECVYMYDFDITVIKGTWKSSITKFIETFQKQHRISRIDQMKENFVDSCEFFPTIAFINGTRFNDTNSEKLQILNISSRGLPPYLYLNPVFYWTYGAIWTFILYFKFDYCILYNHGYSSIGSVHDTVKNEFLKCNDCYLPAYFLKNWDYERHNRVSPEENQGENS; this is encoded by the exons ATGGCATCCGCCGACGAGGATGAGTGGAATGATTACTCGAACGCCCTCAAGTTGTCTGAAAAAATCGAACAATTACATAAGGAACATGTTAAAGAGAGAAACCAATTAAAAGAATTCAGTGGTAGAACGTCGAGCGACTGCTATAAGCCGCATcagaatgaaaataaaataggaaACGATGCAAAAAACCGTGACGTTATAAAACGTAGGATGTACAATTACGatgttattaattattataaagacGAAACGatattaaggaaaaaaataatggaatTGTCAGATGATATAATGACAGCAATATATCACATTTACGATATTTTTCGTCTTTGCAAGGATAATGTTTTTCT GTGTGCATATGCTAAATACATACATGATGtgaagggggaaagaaaaaaaccaaagtTAATTTACTTTAAAGACGAAGTAAACGAATTTCCAGAAGTGTACCAATTTTTAAAcgaatgtgtatatatgtacgatTTTGACATTACTGTTATTAAGGGGACATGGAAAAGTAgcattacaaaatttatagaAACTTTCCAAAAACAACATCGAATTAGCAGGATAGatcaaatgaaggaaaatttCGTCGATTCTTGTGAATTCTTCCCAACTATAGCATTTATTAATGGCACAAGGTTTAACGACACGAATAGTGAAAAGTTACAAATTTTGAATATCAGTTCAAGGGGACTCCCACCATACTTGTATTTAAATCCAGTTTTTTACTGGACCTATGGAGCCATTTggacatttattttatattttaaatttgattattgcattttatataatcatGGCTACTCCTCCATCGGTTCAGTCCATGATACcgtgaaaaatgaattcttAAAATGCAACGATTGCTATTTACCTGCCTATTTCTTGAAAAACTGGGACTACGAAAGACACAATAGAGTATCACCTGAAGAGAACCAAGGGGAAAATTCCTAA
- a CDS encoding hypothetical protein (putative) has translation MAERKVLNKYIPPDFDPDKLTESKKLMKKIERKKNKSNKYNKKKKHFLNIRMMYPFTLKCNKCKSFTYVGTKFNSKVEKLRDESYLNIPIWQFYGKCFECKNEIIFKTDPKNGDYILIAGGIRTYDAHKEQEIADDYYRENNIIKEEDKLKNKEKESYNALLELKTNEQLEELKNINRRHIDKFNSINKALHKLYEKSEMNNNKNNFFMNNLDSEDEKAFFTLLRKSRAAADQPGGATTGSIAAEDDVIIEEEVLEEEDAGEASEEEAGPYNSDSQSGDSQKGDSQNGDSQNGDSHNSNCDESARDDTLQKSPLRKTKEFSEGAKKRHIHSDEAAKAGMEGAIKVRRTNQVSTDGVQETEGPIPKPRISIFKSRLSVVGTAKSAKPNNFEKSYNFVIKKKDDLSSILNEYNSDTDGNSGGATNLLLHGCTTLVHFSPNVVVFTLDRIV, from the exons ATGGCCGAACGGAAAGTGCTGAACAAGTACATCCCCCCGGATTTCGATCCGGACAAATTAacagaaagcaaaaaattgatgaaaaaaatagaaagaaagaaaaacaaaagcaatAAGTataacaaaaagaagaagcattttttaaacatcaGAATGATGTATCCCTTCACATTGAAATGTAACAAATGCAAAAGCTTCACGTACGTTGGAACGAAATTCAATTCCAAAGTTGAGAAATTAAGAGACGAAAGTTACCTGAACATCCCAATTTGGCAATTTTATGGAAAATGCtttgaatgtaaaaatgaaattattttcaaaacggatccaaaaaatggagactaCATTTTAATAGCTGGAGGAATAAGAACATATGATGCACACAAGGAGCAGGAAATTGCGGATGATTACTATCgagaaaataatatcatcaaagaagaagataaactgaagaacaaagaaaaggagTCCTACAATGCTCTGCtggaattaaaaacaaatgaacaattggaggaattgaaaaatattaacagaAGACACATTGACAAATTTAACAGCATCAATAAGGCGCTACATAAATTGTACGAAAAGAGcgaaatgaataataataaaaataatttttttatgaacaatttAGATTCGGAGGATGAAAAGGCGTTTTTCACTTTGCTTCGCAAAAGTAGGGCGGCTGCAGATCAGCCCGGGGGCGCGACAACAGGGTCGATAGCGGCCGAGGACGACGTCATCATAGAGGAGGAGGTGTTAGAAGAGGAAGACGCGGGGGAGGCGAGCGAAGAGGAGGCAGGCCCATACAACAGTGACTCCCAGAGCGGTGACTCGCAGAAAGGTGACTCCCAGAACGGTGACTCCCAGAACGGTGACTCACATAACAGCAACTGCGACGAAAGCGCCAGAGATGACACACTGCAAAAGAGCCCCCTACGTAAAACGAAAGAATTCTCGGAGGGagccaaaaaaaggcatattcATAGTGACGAAGCGGCAAAAGCAGGCATGGAAGGAGCGATAAAGGTGCGGAGAACAAACCAAGTGAGTACTGATGGCGTGCAAGAAACGGAAGGGCCCATACCCAAACCCAGAAtcagcatttttaaaagccGCCTATCAGTTGTAGGCACTGCAAAAAGTGCGAAACCGAACAATTTCGAAAAGAGTTACAACTTTGTCATTAAAAAGAAGGATGACCTTTCGAGCATTCTTAATGAGTACAATTCGGATACAGATGGCAACTCCGGTGGCGCAA CAAATTTGCTCCTTCACGGATGTACTACGTTGGTACATTTTTCGCCAAATGTAGTAGTTTTTACATTAGACAGAATTGTCTAA